The Theobroma cacao cultivar B97-61/B2 chromosome 1, Criollo_cocoa_genome_V2, whole genome shotgun sequence genome contains the following window.
ttataatttcaaaagatAAGGTTTCTGGAATCGTTAATTAAAGGAGAAAGCTATaatccaaaatttaaaaggtaACCATCagattataataattaaacatttattCTCGTCATTGTACCTGTTCtgttataaacaaaatgattataaatatgatttttttaatgtgattatgttgtaattatattaaataagtTTTGCATCTCAGTTCTTGTGGATTGAGATTCATGTGAattgttgtttttttctttgcctTGATAGACTTTTAAAACATGTTATTCTTCCTTGGTGTGTAACATGGCTTGCACCCCTCCCATCTTATTCGCGTggagtatttaaatattattatataaattatattttaatgaatCTACTCTGATTTGAATCTTTGATCTCACTTCctataaaattgtaaaaatattAGTGAATTTATTAACATCATTAACTACATAAAATTCTAACATAAGTAATATAACAAGTAAAAATTATTGACACTACAATAAATAAGTAGTGTTGTGTGACACCATTGTACTACATGTATGATCTTCATTGGTTTTCTTTGGATATTATAATGTATCGTTTTTAAagtatgaaaaataattaaaattattttaaattttttattttaaaatattacatttatattttttaatttaatattaaaatttttaatatatttattattttaattataatatcacTCCAAGAAGATTCATGTGCACGCTGTGCTTGCACCAGTCCCATGGTATAAAAAATTCAAGCGTCTGCAGTACGAGCTTGAGAATTCCAAGGAACATAGAAGGGGCAATTCATTTACTTTGACGAAGACCATGTTCGGTCGAACCTCCATTGAATTGGCATTGAAATCTTTGGTCAATTTTGAGGTTATCTTTACTTTCCAAGACGGGAAATTTGTCTATTCTTTTCGTATTAGCATCGATCTTAAATATAATTTGGTAATGCGATTCACATTTCCTATACTTTAATTAGTGGGAAAAATATATTGTCAGATTTACTATCCATAGAAATGTCTTCTATGGAATGTCTTTACCTTGACGAATAGAAATGTGATTGGTCGTGACTTCGTTCGTCTTCCACTAATGGAAACCTTATTATCTAACATCTGAACAAGTTCCACAAGTTCACATCTCAATCAATCGATGGAAATTGTTAACCTTTCTAAGGGGCGAATTTATTACTTTGACGACTAGTTCACTTCGGGTACTAATTTGATGTATAATTCTTAATCGATTTCTGGCATTATACCTTCATTTTCAAGATGGGAAATTGTGCCTATGCGCAGCAATATCAAATATGATTTCATTCTTATCCGAACTTTAATTTCTATTCAAATTAATTCTCAGTCGTTGGGTTCCAACAAATTAAGCTGCCCAGAAAGGAACAGCAATCAATCCCAATAATCAAAGCAAGAAGTCCAGACGTGCTTTCACAGTAGACCAGTATAAAAAAAAGCAGGAAAAGGccaaaatacaaaataaaccAAAACACCAACAAATGAACATCACAAGCTTCTTCATACACGCATAAACTATGTGGTTACATAAACATGAAGAACAAGATCCTAATATAAGTATAATCAAGCTCCGTAAGCCTTTGTTTTCAGGTGTTGAATACAGATCTCTGCTACTTGTGAAAGTGAATTGCAGGAGGAACCACCCTCGCTCAAAGCTTTTGCTGCACTGTTTTTCAGCTCCTTCACCCTGGCTCTAATGTCTTGCCCTTCACTATCCACCAATATTGTCCTCACCATCGATTTTATGTCTTCTCTTCCCACCACTCCACCTGATGATTCCAGCGCCTTTGCTCGGATGCTTGCTCCGATGTCTTCCGTCAATATCGCAGCGTTCATGTTCTGCTCAGCGTAAAGCGGCCATGCAATCATCGGCACCCCGTTGGTAATACTCTCCATGGTCGAATTCCACCCACAATGGGTTAAAAATCCACCGATCGAGGGATGACTCAATACCTCAACTTGTGGAGCCCACATGGGGACCACCAATCCTCTGTCCTGGGTCCTTGTAGAAAACCCATCTGGCAGGTAGTCCGGGTCGCCATCAGAGCCGTTCCCTACTGTGAAAAAGGACCCTGATGCATCGTTGTCGGAAGGAGGACGAACCACCCAAACGAATCTTTGTTGGCTGAGGTCTAGGCCCAAAGCCAGCTCTGCGACTTGTTGGGCTGACAAGGTTCCACCGCTCCCAAACGACACATAAATCACTGATTCTTTAGGTTGTTTGTCGAGCCAATCTAAAATTTGGTTGCCCAAAGCCGGCTTTTCAATTGGTCGTACCAGTGGACCAATTGGATAAACGGGTACTTTCTTAGCCTCCGCCAAGGCTTTAAGGGTTGTGTGCTCTAGCTCATCCCAAGAATTGACCAAAATCCCATCAGACAATGACATTTTCACCCCTACACCAAGATAGCCTTGATATGATGGATCGTCATAATCCATGAAAAAAACGTCGAGGGTATCCTCGAACTTAACCGGCTTGCATCCCGGGATGTGGAGTGGCTTTTGGTTCTTAACATGCTCATCGATCTCCTTCCTATCAATCTCCGGACTATATAGCACAACCGCAGAAAAGAATGCGTTAGAAGCTATGAACACGTATTTTAACATATTGAATTCATCCGCAATGTCCAAAGCATCAGTTCCGAACATGTCGACAACTAGAGCTGTCGGTCGAAACTCCATCTTAGAGATTTCGGATCGGAGAAATGGAACGGACTCCAGCATCATTATCACTATTTTTGTTGCTAATGATGCATCGGGTTCAACTAGTTTGGAGAGGTCAACAAAAGGGAGTAAAACGATATCGAGGAGATCAGGGTCTGGTGATTGGAGGAGTTGGGAGTGTGCGATCGAGGCATGATCGGCTGCCACAACAAAGACGGTAACTTTGAAGCTGTGATGGGAGACGAGGCGCTTGGCAAGCTCAAGGACGGGGATCAAGTGTCCCATGCCAGGGCTTGCAAGGAGGGCTACATGAGGCTTTGTGCCTTGCATGGATGCTGCAGGTTTGCTGAAAGCTGACTTTGGATTAAAGGAAAGAGAAACAAGATGGGTCTTAGCCGCTTAGGGG
Protein-coding sequences here:
- the LOC18610979 gene encoding UDP-glycosyltransferase 72E1, which gives rise to MQGTKPHVALLASPGMGHLIPVLELAKRLVSHHSFKVTVFVVAADHASIAHSQLLQSPDPDLLDIVLLPFVDLSKLVEPDASLATKIVIMMLESVPFLRSEISKMEFRPTALVVDMFGTDALDIADEFNMLKYVFIASNAFFSAVVLYSPEIDRKEIDEHVKNQKPLHIPGCKPVKFEDTLDVFFMDYDDPSYQGYLGVGVKMSLSDGILVNSWDELEHTTLKALAEAKKVPVYPIGPLVRPIEKPALGNQILDWLDKQPKESVIYVSFGSGGTLSAQQVAELALGLDLSQQRFVWVVRPPSDNDASGSFFTVGNGSDGDPDYLPDGFSTRTQDRGLVVPMWAPQVEVLSHPSIGGFLTHCGWNSTMESITNGVPMIAWPLYAEQNMNAAILTEDIGASIRAKALESSGGVVGREDIKSMVRTILVDSEGQDIRARVKELKNSAAKALSEGGSSCNSLSQVAEICIQHLKTKAYGA